The following proteins are encoded in a genomic region of Micromonospora olivasterospora:
- the ftsX gene encoding permease-like cell division protein FtsX, translated as MRVKYVLSEVLVGLWRNVTMTIAMIITMAVSLTMLGVSGLVYTKVADMKDLYYKNIQVSIFLDEQVTEQQRTDLQAKLDSDPLVKDVIYVNKDEAYKRFQEMFQDAPDLLSAVKADSLPESFRLTLVNPEQYKDIYEQYKATEGVDEIVDQSRLLDKIFDLFTAAQNIALVAAIAMAIAALLLVANTIQVAAYSKRREVAVMKLVGASNWFIQAPFVLEAVVAGLIGSVLGLCALIGLKFFLFDGSLSALQGLFSPVSWGDIFLIFPVMAAVGGLVSAVTGWVTLRFYLRV; from the coding sequence ATGCGCGTGAAATACGTCCTGTCCGAGGTACTGGTCGGACTGTGGCGCAACGTCACCATGACCATCGCCATGATCATCACGATGGCCGTGTCGTTGACCATGCTCGGTGTCAGCGGCCTGGTCTACACCAAGGTCGCGGACATGAAGGACCTGTACTACAAGAACATCCAGGTCTCGATCTTCCTCGACGAGCAGGTCACCGAGCAGCAGCGCACCGACCTGCAGGCGAAGCTCGACAGCGACCCGCTGGTCAAGGACGTCATCTACGTCAACAAGGACGAGGCGTACAAGCGCTTCCAGGAGATGTTCCAGGACGCTCCGGATCTGTTGAGCGCGGTCAAGGCCGACAGCCTGCCCGAGTCGTTCCGGCTCACGCTGGTCAACCCCGAGCAGTACAAGGACATCTACGAGCAGTACAAGGCCACCGAGGGCGTCGACGAGATCGTCGACCAGAGCCGGCTGCTGGACAAGATCTTCGACCTGTTCACCGCCGCGCAGAACATCGCCCTGGTCGCCGCGATCGCGATGGCCATCGCCGCCCTGCTGCTGGTCGCCAACACCATCCAGGTGGCCGCGTACAGCAAGCGGCGCGAGGTCGCCGTCATGAAGCTGGTCGGCGCGTCCAACTGGTTCATCCAGGCGCCGTTCGTGCTGGAGGCCGTGGTCGCCGGGCTGATCGGCTCGGTGCTGGGCCTCTGCGCGCTGATCGGCCTGAAGTTCTTCCTCTTCGACGGCTCGCTGAGCGCCCTGCAGGGCCTGTTCTCGCCGGTGAGCTGGGGCGACATCTTCCTGATCTTCCCGGTCATGGCGGCTGTCGGCGGCCTGGTCAGCGCCGTCACCGGCTGGGTCACCCTGCGGTTCT